One window from the genome of Fulvivirga lutea encodes:
- a CDS encoding type I phosphomannose isomerase catalytic subunit, translating to MEQLYPLKFKTIPKDKIWGGTRLHDMLGKETSSDSCGETWELSCVKGDVSEVADGPLKGQSLKKLIQDYKGKILGDKVFAKYGDEFPLLVKFIDANRDLSVQVHPNEEQAKKYNSHGKTELWYILHAEEGAHLISGFNKKVTKEEFCNHLEQGKIEDILNSEQVEAGDVYFMPAGRIHNVGGGMVIAEIQQSSDITYRIYDFNRKDLNGEKRELHIEEALEVLNFEPTLNGKTNYNSELNQLANLARCEHFTANNLKFDTSIIRDYSNLDSFIIYVCLGGEVVLSTENLKVTMKRGDVYLLPAVFKSVSLSPSTESLILESYIE from the coding sequence GTGGAGCAACTTTACCCTTTAAAATTTAAGACTATTCCCAAAGACAAGATCTGGGGAGGAACGCGCCTACACGATATGCTGGGCAAGGAAACTTCTTCAGATAGCTGCGGGGAGACCTGGGAGCTTTCTTGTGTTAAAGGAGATGTTTCAGAGGTTGCAGATGGCCCCCTCAAAGGCCAGTCACTAAAAAAGTTAATTCAAGATTATAAGGGTAAAATATTAGGGGATAAGGTTTTTGCGAAGTATGGAGATGAATTTCCATTACTCGTAAAATTTATCGATGCCAACAGAGATCTTTCGGTACAGGTTCACCCCAATGAAGAGCAGGCAAAAAAATATAATTCCCACGGCAAAACGGAGCTTTGGTATATTCTCCATGCAGAGGAAGGAGCTCATTTAATTTCAGGATTCAATAAAAAAGTTACCAAGGAGGAATTTTGTAACCACCTTGAACAAGGTAAAATAGAAGATATACTGAATAGCGAGCAGGTTGAAGCTGGTGATGTATATTTTATGCCAGCGGGCAGAATACATAATGTGGGAGGTGGAATGGTCATCGCTGAAATACAGCAATCTTCAGATATTACTTACAGAATATATGACTTTAACCGTAAAGACCTTAACGGTGAAAAGCGCGAATTACATATAGAAGAGGCATTAGAGGTTTTAAATTTTGAGCCTACACTTAACGGTAAAACCAATTATAATTCTGAATTAAATCAATTGGCAAATCTTGCCAGGTGTGAGCACTTTACAGCCAATAACTTAAAATTTGATACATCTATAATACGTGATTATAGCAACCTTGATAGCTTCATAATTTATGTCTGCCTGGGAGGTGAAGTAGTACTTTCAACAGAAAATCTTAAAGTCACTATGAAGCGAGGTGATGTTTATTTGTTGCCGGCCGTTTTCAAATCAGTTTCATTATCACCATCCACGGAAAGCCTTATCCTGGAATCTTATATCGAATAA
- a CDS encoding RimK family protein gives MPKLIITENPEKWKITAEGATVISPSEYFSKPEYQDKGAFKIVNLCRSHQYQSLGYYVSLLAEARSHKVIPEITTLQDFRFPSLIKDDAEEFDALIQNSLKSVTEAKISINIFFGQVDDTQFSKLGILLFNLFQVPIIQATFSKKEKWQLHTLKPLHLKDLNDGAFNKLQEALHFYITGKRIVRKQYSRKKYDLALMINPDDPYPPSGPQALQKIIAAADKLGFNTEIITKNDFGKLVQFDALFIRETTNVNHHTYRFAKKAEAEGLVVFDDPGSILRCTNKVYLHELLVANKIPVPESYIIRKDAPVVPSHFGYPLVIKQPDGSFSKGVKKVANESELKDTLKELFQKSELLIAQQFMPTTYDWRVGIMNGKPLYVCKYYMAQNHWQIINWKQANEPKDGKSETLAVEDAPKALIDMALKATLLIGKGLYGVDIKENDGKFYVIEINDNPNIDAGVEDKVLKGALYTKIMETFIERLEE, from the coding sequence ATGCCTAAACTCATTATAACCGAAAATCCGGAAAAGTGGAAAATTACTGCTGAAGGCGCAACAGTTATTTCACCTTCAGAATATTTTAGCAAACCGGAATATCAGGATAAAGGAGCATTTAAGATTGTTAATTTATGCAGATCGCATCAATACCAAAGTTTGGGATACTACGTGTCCCTTTTGGCTGAGGCACGATCACACAAGGTAATTCCAGAAATTACAACCCTTCAGGATTTCCGCTTCCCTTCACTTATTAAAGATGATGCCGAAGAATTCGATGCCTTGATTCAAAATAGTTTAAAGAGCGTTACTGAAGCTAAAATCTCCATTAACATTTTCTTTGGACAGGTTGATGATACCCAATTTTCTAAACTGGGCATACTATTATTCAACCTGTTTCAGGTGCCAATTATTCAGGCAACGTTTTCAAAGAAAGAGAAATGGCAGCTTCATACATTAAAACCATTGCATTTGAAAGATTTAAATGACGGTGCCTTTAATAAACTTCAGGAAGCTCTACACTTTTACATAACAGGGAAACGTATTGTAAGGAAGCAATATAGCCGAAAAAAATATGACCTGGCGTTAATGATAAATCCGGATGATCCCTATCCACCATCCGGGCCGCAAGCATTACAAAAAATTATTGCTGCAGCTGATAAGCTAGGCTTTAACACAGAAATAATCACTAAAAACGATTTTGGTAAGCTGGTACAATTTGATGCTTTATTCATCAGGGAAACTACCAATGTAAACCATCATACCTATCGTTTTGCCAAAAAAGCAGAGGCAGAGGGGTTGGTTGTTTTTGATGATCCCGGTTCAATTTTAAGATGTACCAATAAAGTGTATTTACATGAGTTGTTGGTAGCCAATAAAATACCCGTTCCGGAAAGTTATATTATAAGAAAAGATGCTCCGGTGGTGCCAAGTCACTTTGGTTATCCACTTGTAATAAAACAGCCTGATGGATCATTTTCAAAAGGAGTGAAGAAAGTAGCCAATGAATCTGAGCTAAAAGACACCTTGAAAGAGCTCTTTCAAAAATCTGAATTACTAATTGCACAGCAATTTATGCCAACTACCTACGATTGGCGGGTGGGTATTATGAACGGCAAGCCGTTGTATGTGTGCAAATATTATATGGCACAAAACCACTGGCAGATTATCAACTGGAAACAGGCTAATGAACCTAAAGATGGTAAGAGTGAAACACTAGCAGTAGAAGATGCTCCAAAAGCATTAATTGATATGGCTCTGAAGGCTACCTTACTTATTGGCAAGGGTTTGTATGGCGTTGATATAAAAGAGAATGACGGAAAATTTTATGTAATTGAAATCAATGACAATCCAAACATTGATGCAGGTGTAGAGGATAAGGTATTAAAAGGAGCTTTGTACACCAAAATAATGGAAACGTTTATCGAAAGACTTGAAGAGTAA
- a CDS encoding cysteine peptidase family C39 domain-containing protein — protein sequence MLDTANPLSLNIKKQPDDVTCGPTCLQAVYNYFGDDISLTDVISEVKQLRSGGTLGVLLGNHALSRGYKVTIYTYNLSTFDPSWFKGDVDISAKLKLQLAAKPKAKKLKTATKAYLKFLSNGGEIKFEELTPSLLKSFLSNGVPVLTGLSATFLYESPREIGDFEIQFDDIKGSPSGHFVVINGFDHKEAFVADPLESNPISEKQYYKVSFHKLINSIMLGVMTYDANLLIIHPKNIYA from the coding sequence ATGTTAGATACGGCAAATCCATTATCGCTCAATATAAAAAAGCAGCCAGACGATGTTACCTGTGGGCCAACTTGTTTGCAGGCTGTTTATAATTATTTTGGCGATGATATTTCCTTAACGGATGTAATTTCTGAAGTTAAGCAATTGAGGTCTGGTGGCACACTTGGTGTGTTATTGGGTAATCATGCATTGTCAAGAGGTTACAAGGTTACTATCTATACGTACAATTTGTCGACCTTTGATCCCTCATGGTTTAAAGGGGATGTTGATATTAGTGCTAAGTTAAAATTGCAACTGGCAGCTAAACCAAAAGCCAAGAAATTAAAAACAGCTACGAAGGCCTATTTAAAATTTCTGAGTAATGGTGGTGAGATTAAATTCGAAGAACTAACACCATCACTACTAAAGTCATTCTTGAGCAATGGAGTGCCCGTATTAACGGGGTTAAGCGCTACATTTCTTTATGAAAGCCCAAGAGAAATAGGCGATTTTGAAATTCAATTTGACGATATTAAAGGGAGCCCTAGTGGGCATTTTGTAGTGATCAACGGGTTTGATCATAAAGAAGCATTTGTAGCTGATCCATTAGAGAGCAACCCAATAAGCGAAAAACAATATTATAAAGTATCTTTTCATAAGTTGATTAACTCCATTATGCTTGGAGTTATGACTTATGATGCTAACTTGTTAATCATTCATCCAAAAAATATTTATGCCTAA
- a CDS encoding RNA polymerase sigma factor produces MIDKNLSDEEIISVLQKEGNNRYFTLLSERYEASIIKKCKSYVKDEDTAEDLCQEILLKVFLKLKGFHGNAKFSTWLFSIIHNTCIDYLRKDKKNVSKVITDKMVDELADLIEGVDEVPEELSEQILTELMEHISAEDKLLLLLKYKEKHSIKDIQLSLQLSESAIKMRLKRAKDKINNLYLQQQKR; encoded by the coding sequence ATGATTGACAAGAATTTAAGTGATGAGGAAATTATTTCTGTCCTTCAAAAAGAAGGAAATAACCGTTATTTCACCCTTCTTTCTGAAAGATATGAAGCCAGTATTATTAAAAAATGTAAGTCTTATGTGAAGGATGAAGATACTGCCGAGGATTTATGTCAGGAAATACTATTGAAGGTGTTCCTTAAGCTAAAAGGTTTTCATGGCAATGCTAAATTTTCCACATGGCTATTCTCCATTATCCATAATACTTGTATCGATTACCTCAGAAAGGACAAGAAAAATGTATCTAAAGTTATTACCGATAAAATGGTGGATGAATTAGCAGACCTCATTGAAGGTGTAGATGAGGTTCCGGAAGAACTCTCGGAACAAATTCTCACTGAATTAATGGAGCATATTTCTGCCGAAGATAAGTTGTTACTCCTTTTAAAGTACAAGGAAAAACATTCAATTAAAGACATTCAGCTGAGTCTTCAGCTATCTGAAAGCGCCATTAAAATGCGTTTAAAAAGAGCTAAAGACAAAATCAATAATTTATACCTTCAGCAACAAAAAAGGTGA